The genomic DNA CGCATCCTCGAGCACCGCGCGCACATTCGCAAACACCGAACGGCACTGCGCCTCGATGTCGTAGGACACGATGTTCCCATCGGCGTCGAGCTGCACACCCGGAATTTCCTTCGACCCGCGCACACGCGGACCAACCCCGGATAGGAACAGAAGATTCCCCACACGCCGTGCATGCGGATACAAACCCACCGGCTCCGGCGCCTGCCCCGATCGAATTATGCTGTCATCATTCATTGGTTTTTCATCCTGTAGTTCCAACTGCGCGCACCTTCCACCTTCCACTTTCTACATGCCACTTTCTTCTTTCTACTTTCCACTTTCCACCTTCAACTTTCCCCCTTCCCCCTTCCCCCTTCCACTTTCACCCCGCAGCCGTCGCAAAACACACATTCTTCGCTTCAGTAAAAAAC from Ignavibacteriota bacterium includes the following:
- a CDS encoding RidA family protein produces the protein MNDDSIIRSGQAPEPVGLYPHARRVGNLLFLSGVGPRVRGSKEIPGVQLDADGNIVSYDIEAQCRSVFANVRAVLEDAGATWDSLVDVTVFLTNMKDDFPAYNRIYAEYFRDNQPCRTTVEINALPTPIAIELKCIAVLDEK